The Spirosoma sp. SC4-14 DNA window TAACCCAAAACCGAATTACCGACCTGTTTGCTCATAAAAGCAACCGGTTATTAAATGTATATTTTACCGCTGGCTTTCCTGAACTCGACGATACAGTAACCGTTCTGCGCGGCTTGCAGCAGGCGGGTGTCGATCTGGTCGAAATTGGCATGCCTTACTCTGACCCCGTTGCCGATGGTGAAACTATTCAGCAGAGCAACAACAAGGCACTCGAAAATGGGATGTCATTGAAAAAGTTGTTTGCACAACTTGAAGGCTGCCGCCAGAACCAATCTGGCGGTCCGATTACTGTGCCGATTCTCCTGATGGGATACATCAATCCTATTTTGCAGTATGGTGTCGAAAATTTCTGTAAAAAATGTCAGGAAGTGGGTGTCGATGGGGTTATCCTGCCCGACCTACCACTCGATCTCTATTTGGCAGACTACGCCCAGACGTTCCGGGAGTATGGCATTCTGAATGTGAATCTGATTACTCCCCAAACATCGGAGAGCCGGATTCGGCATATCGATCAGGAATCGGATGGATTCATTTACATGGTGTCTTCGGCCAGTATTACTGGTTCGCAAAAAGGAATCAGCGATTCGATGAAAGCCTACTTTGAGCGGATTCAGGCCATGAATCTGCGCAATCCCCGGCTGATTGGATTTGGCATCAATAATCAGGAAACCTTCGATACGGCCAGCCAATATGCCAATGGCGCTATTGTTGGTAGTGCATTTATCCGGCATTTACAGGAAAAAGGCACATCAGCCGAGAGCATCCGGTCGTTTGTGCAGACGATTCGCGCTTAGCGACTTACCTTTGTGGCATGAATGCTGATATCAATTTTGACAAATCGCCTGATGGGCTGGTTCCGGCCATTGTTCAGGACACTAAAACCGGCAAAGTGCTGATGCTGGGCTACATGAACCGCGACGCCTACAACAAAACACTTGCCGAACAGATGGTAACGTTTTTTAGCCGAAGTAAACAGCGGCTCTGGACTAAAGGCGAAACCTCCAGTAATTTTCTGCACGTACAGGAAATTCTGGTAGATTGCGACGGCGATACCCTACTGATTAAAGCAAATCCAGCCGGACCAGTGTGCCATACGGGTGCCGATACGTGCTTCGATGAAGTTAATACGGAAAACGCCGGTGCGGGCCAGGGACAGTTTTTGAATTACCTGCAAAGCATTATTCACGATCGTAAGGTTAACCCAACCGATAAATCATACACCACTACACTCTTTAACCGCGGAGTAAACAAAATTGCTCAGAAAGTAGGCGAAGAAGCTGTTGAACTGGTAATCGAGGCTAAAGACGATAACGATGATCTGTTTAAAGGCGAAGCGGCCGACCTGCTCTTCCACTTTCTGGTGCTGCTTGAACAGAAAAATATTGGCTTAGACGATGTTATTGCCGTTTTACAGACCCGCCACCAAAAACAATAGCTTCAGGTTTCAGGTTTGTTTCTTCAACGTTGCGATGCATCACAGCGGTGTTTGAACAGCGTTACTCACCAAACACAAGCTTTTTTTTCATGGGACTGATTATTCGTATCCTCATCAGCGCAGTGGCTGTTTATGTTGCTAGTTTGTTCATTCCAGGCATTTCGGTAACGGGCGGTGCCGGCACTTATTTAGTCGTTGCCATCGTACTGGGCTTTCTGAATGCCTTCATTAAGCCAATTCTAACGATCCTGACAATACCGATCACGATTCTGACACTGGGCTTGTTTCTACTGGTTCTTAACGTGCTGATGGTCTATCTGACTTCGTCGCTGGTTCCTGCTTTTCACGTTTCTGGCTTCATTGCGGCCCTGTTGTTCAGCATTGTTGTATCCGTAGTGACGGCCTTGCTGGACTCGATTGTATAGTCTCCTTATTTTTCATTCAAAAAAAGAATGCCACGAGTTCTAACTTGTGGCATTCTTTTTTTGAGCACTAGAAAACGTTTAGCAAGCATGACTTTCATTCAAACAACAGAAGCGCCAGCGCCAGGAGGCCACTACACTCAGGCTATTGTCCATAACGATCTTGTATTTGTTTCCGGCATTTTACCGATTACACCCACAGGCGAAAAACTTACCGATGCCACCATCTCCGAACAAACCGAGCAGGTTCTGCGCAATCTCGATGCTATTCTGACGGCCGCCGGTAGCGATCGCCAGAAAGTAGTAAAGGTTACGATCTATATCGCCGATATGGAAGCCTGGAGTACAGTCAACGCAACTTATGCACAATTTTTCGGCGACCATCGCCCCGCTCGCTCAGTAGTGCCTGTTCTGCCGTTGCACTATGGCTTTACGATTGAGCTGGAAGCTGTAGCGATTGTTGCATAGCCGAGAATAATTCTCCAGAAATTGCGGGTAAATCGACTTAATTTCCCCAACATATAACCAGAGCATCAATTAAATCAACTAACTTATTATAAGATAGTTAACACTGTTAAATCTTACTACACTTTTCAAAGAAAAAAGCCATAAATTATGACCATTTCACAAATAAAGAACAAAATCTATATTATAAATATATATTTATTTTATGTATTATTTTTTGTAAATGCTATATATATAACAAAAATTAACCTAACACTGTTAGATAAAAACTTAATGTATTACTAAAAATAAACAATACTAAACAAAAAAGTAAATTAGTGTACTTTTTTTTAATTTTTTAAACATGAATAAATAATAACATTCTATTCAATCCTTTGAGCTAAGAATTGACTTACCCTTAAAAGCGCTATCTCTAAACAAAGTCGAGAAACGCCTTTAAGGATAAAGCACGCTACACTATCTGCTAGTTCACGTTTACCCGAGTGCCCGCCGAATGAGCCGAAAATTCAGGAGCATAAAAACATTGCACTGTAGCAACACCAGCAGCGAAGTCGCCAGTTTGGGCAACTCGCAAATCGTATTCGAATACGTGCGTACCCACTGGCAGATAACTCATAAAAAAATCGGTACTGGCATCGCGGGGCGATTCATAGTATCCTAAACCATTCTGGAATTTGTAGCCCGACAAAGCGGCCACGGGTTCGAATCCCGACGCACGGCTGTCCTTCAGGTGAACATATTCCATTGCCCGATCGGTTTTCAGAACCAGTCGCACTTTGATCAGATCGCCGGGCTTCAGCGCAGTCTTAGCGTCGATGGCGCTGATGACCGGGCCTGAAGGCGAGTCATGTTGTACATACAGCGTTTTTTGAACCGATAACCCAGCACTACCTGGCATCACCTGATCGAGCGGTTCAAAATGTT harbors:
- the trpA gene encoding tryptophan synthase subunit alpha is translated as MIQTLTQNRITDLFAHKSNRLLNVYFTAGFPELDDTVTVLRGLQQAGVDLVEIGMPYSDPVADGETIQQSNNKALENGMSLKKLFAQLEGCRQNQSGGPITVPILLMGYINPILQYGVENFCKKCQEVGVDGVILPDLPLDLYLADYAQTFREYGILNVNLITPQTSESRIRHIDQESDGFIYMVSSASITGSQKGISDSMKAYFERIQAMNLRNPRLIGFGINNQETFDTASQYANGAIVGSAFIRHLQEKGTSAESIRSFVQTIRA
- the hisIE gene encoding bifunctional phosphoribosyl-AMP cyclohydrolase/phosphoribosyl-ATP diphosphatase HisIE gives rise to the protein MNADINFDKSPDGLVPAIVQDTKTGKVLMLGYMNRDAYNKTLAEQMVTFFSRSKQRLWTKGETSSNFLHVQEILVDCDGDTLLIKANPAGPVCHTGADTCFDEVNTENAGAGQGQFLNYLQSIIHDRKVNPTDKSYTTTLFNRGVNKIAQKVGEEAVELVIEAKDDNDDLFKGEAADLLFHFLVLLEQKNIGLDDVIAVLQTRHQKQ
- a CDS encoding phage holin family protein; this translates as MGLIIRILISAVAVYVASLFIPGISVTGGAGTYLVVAIVLGFLNAFIKPILTILTIPITILTLGLFLLVLNVLMVYLTSSLVPAFHVSGFIAALLFSIVVSVVTALLDSIV
- a CDS encoding Rid family detoxifying hydrolase, coding for MTFIQTTEAPAPGGHYTQAIVHNDLVFVSGILPITPTGEKLTDATISEQTEQVLRNLDAILTAAGSDRQKVVKVTIYIADMEAWSTVNATYAQFFGDHRPARSVVPVLPLHYGFTIELEAVAIVA